From the Leifsonia sp. AG29 genome, one window contains:
- a CDS encoding tetratricopeptide repeat protein: MDDWRARVDAVWADADREGETATLEAIDALVAERPAHDPVALFEAAGARDFAGREAEAEPLYREALSSGLAEPERGQAIIQLASTLRNLDRPSEALELLRDFLHDQPAHELADAARAFAALALFDDGLPAEALREALDALAAHLPRYGRAVAAYAATLEDA; the protein is encoded by the coding sequence ATGGATGACTGGCGCGCGCGTGTCGATGCCGTCTGGGCGGACGCCGACCGGGAGGGGGAGACCGCGACCCTGGAGGCGATCGATGCGCTCGTCGCCGAACGACCTGCACACGATCCGGTCGCGCTGTTCGAGGCCGCGGGCGCCCGCGATTTCGCCGGACGCGAGGCCGAGGCCGAGCCGCTCTACCGGGAGGCGCTGTCCAGCGGCCTCGCCGAGCCGGAGCGCGGGCAGGCGATCATCCAGCTCGCGAGCACCCTCCGCAACCTCGACCGTCCATCCGAGGCGCTCGAGCTGCTGCGCGACTTCCTCCACGACCAGCCGGCTCACGAGCTCGCGGACGCCGCCCGCGCCTTCGCCGCGCTCGCCTTGTTCGATGACGGTCTCCCCGCCGAGGCTCTCCGAGAGGCGCTCGACGCGCTGGCCGCGCACCTCCCGCGGTACGGGCGCGCCGTAGCCGCTTACGCGGCGACGCTCGAGGACGCGTAA